The genome window TAGGCAAAGTAGGCCACCACTGTTTGACATGACATGCCCAACCTCGCGCGCGTCCAAATTATGTGTTATGGAAGGTAACGTTCATGTTAAATCTGCTGCATGAAGAAGAGTGAGTTCACCCGTGTCCGCTTGTTTGTTAAATATGTCCATCTCATCTCAAAGTTTCAATGCGCGATCGGAATAATGGTTTCATATTTGTTAACTGTACAAAATACATTCGGGCTGAAGCCCTGGCAAAATCAGCTGGCGACTACCCCTCGGGCACAGAACTTGTTCATTGACAACGTCATCTGTCATGTAAAACATGCTCCAAGAGAGCTCATAAAGATCAATCACACCCATTAGGCCCTTTAATGCAAATCGGATCAATGATCACAATATCAACAACGTTTGctgcattgcaaaaaaaaagcatttcagAAGCCATTATTAAGCCATAGAGATATatctataatcacaggaagtaggctcatatctcagcaacgcctttatgtatcgaaaccaaacttggtatatggacttgggacccTATTCTGAGGACacataatacatttggtgacctttgacctctaggggcgctagagatacaggaaattagcttatatctcagcaacgcctttacgtatcgaaaccaaacttggtatatggagtCGAGATTctatcctgaggacgcacaatgcatttggtgtactttgaccactaggggtgctataattaggaAGACTTTCTTGTATTGACACCAAATTTCGTACGTTGACTCATGAACACATCCTAAGGacccacaatacatttggtgatgtttgaccactaggggcactATAATTAGCTACACTTTCACCAAACTatttaaaccaaacttggtatgtgaaCTTATGAGTACatcttgaggacacacaataaattcagTGACCTtcaaatccagtccagtccagtccaatccaatcaaatccaatcaagtccaatccaatccaacctaacacaacacagtcaagtcTAGTCCAGTCCATCCAAACTCCTGCTCAACcgctcaactgcttggccccctcattgctgcttgcagctatattttctttttacttttgttttgttgctacattttttatttgtttagagTACATTCACTTACAGTATTGTATTGATAAGTGTGattctactttttttttatttctgtatttttcttttttttatttctgtttttttgtaaaaactTTTGTTGCAAAATATGTCAGTTCATTACGGCAGAAATTGTACTTTTGAATTTCACAGAAGACTGAGTCCAagaaaatgacaataaaaatagaaacacaaagactgcagtgttttatataaagcACATCAGCGTGTTGCTGTTGATTTGAAAGAGCAATTCAAACGGTGCATGATGTATGGTTTTGttgcaataaatacatttttagaaaggattttttgattgcagtgtttcattttgacATAGATGTGCGTTGTTTATCTCCAAGTGCTATGTCTTATTTGGCAGTCAAATTCTGCTAAAAGTGTGTAAACAATGACGGGGGAAAAAACCTTTGACAGTTCCTATATGATTGCTACGCTATGCTAGCAGCAGTCATAATAAGTCAGGCTCCATGTTAAACAGTCCATCATTGGCCAAGTTATTGTAGCCTATATTGTTACTATTCACAATATTGAAAGGGGAGATAAAGCAGAGTTCATCAAGAGCATTTAATTATTCAAGTAGACCATCACTGGGTCCATCCATTTACTTTATCACCAGTTATTTTTATCCATTCTCCgtgtcagatgtgtgtggaCCAATAGGCAATCCACTGGAGTGGCGATTAAAATATTAGCCTGTACTCTGGCCTAATCTATTGGCTAAGAAAAATATTACTCGCTGTTAAGTTACTTGCCGACCCTTGGTCTATAAGATACTCACTAAGTGGGAGCATGCAGTATCATTGACCATGAGCTTAAGAGGAATCCTTGGATGCGTTAgctgatatgatatgatatgagagCACATGTCCTTATATCACACAAGTATGAAGCACATCAGACACATGAATTAAAGACGAAACATGTTTATTGATCCATGAGGCATTCTGAGGTTTATTAATTACAAGGATTTTGGTTTCGAGAACAGAAAAATGGTAAGGAACTTCCACAGTTAGTATTTGACCATCCAcctgtaatgaatgaatgaacgaaaGAAGTGAATTactgtattatttgaaatttagACAAACCTACAACTTTAGAGTTAATGCCAAAGATAGAACAGAGCCTTTGGTTAATGCATCCATGGTCTTACCAGTTGAGCGCATGAATATGCATTGATAGTGAGCTGTGCTGGCTGGGGAGAGCCAGTTCTCGTAGTTAAAACCTGTTCTGTCAATCCACATCCATGAGCCCTGGCAAGTGAGTTTGAGTTAAATTCATTTTTCTCTACAGGAACTGACACATACTTCTACTACGACtatttgttgtatttttttttacagctgTAATGCTGTAAAACAGGTTGGTTTCTGTTGACAAACAGCAAAGCACATTTTCGATGTAAAGAGTATACAGAGAATAACCTAAAATAATCTGAATTGACTGACTGACCTGGAAATAAAATCCACCTAGCCAGGCAGTTGATTTGCCAGCAATTTGAGCCAGATTCTGAAGGAATTGGTATTCATCTGGGTTTCGCACTGAGGCAAGAGCCGCCTGCTGGTTTACACAGTGTTTCTGCAGCGGAAACAACAATCATTCACTTAGTCAACTTAACACATATTCATTTTGTTCACTAATGATAATGATATAACAATTGTGTTTGgtaaaatgtgtttgtttggtaAGAAGATGTACCTCAGCATTGATCCATGTCATGTGACTGTTAACATATTGGTAACAGCGGGATCCAAAATTGAACCAGCCAGGTGGACAGTACATCCGTGCAGCTGGACAATAATAGACATTGGGGCATTTTGTTAGATACCAGAACTTTCAAAGAGATGCCATCTACAGTATTTTAACAACATGGATAAAGTTAAGTTGTGTTTAGTTAGTCCATGCAGAAACAATATGTTTTGTTAGTTTAGACTGTCATGGTCCTTAATTTATCTTGGTTTACACAAAAACCTAAACTGACCTGCATCAGCTGCATCGTCATTTTCTGGAACTTCAGCCATCTCTGAGTCTGATGGTTAAGAACAATTTGATTTAAGTTAATTCACACTGTTATACAGTAGATGATTCAACTGaatatgtcatgtaggctaccAAATGTGCAGTATTATTGTAAACAATATCTGACTGGAACATGCGTCAAAGCGCCGTTGTAGTGATAGAGCTTCAGTGCTGGATCACAAGAATATCTTTTCAGCAAGGTGCAAATACTTTTGTTGTGTTTATTGACTAAATAATGATTCAATTCTGATTAGAGCATTTGCTTGCTTTATAAACAATGCTTAAATTCTCACTGGTTGTAAAGCTTTTGATTGCTTCATTCACAGATTTAATCctgataaataaattaaataaataaactggtCATTCCAGGCTGTGCAGAAGGATATATCTTTCTTAAAACATAATAGATATCAGATTACAGGCTGTACACAGAATCGTGGTGATCAGGGCTGTGGTGggggctaaatgcaagtaaacacagtttatccacctctgacatttcagaaatagagtttatccacttcTTATTAGAgcttatccacctctcaaaaaagTGTATTCACCAATAGCAATTACTTTTAACATTGAAAAATCACACATtaaccacattcacaatatgtacactcatcaacactctaggaaccatttaataccactggtattgttataaacattgaacaataacctccaccatcatcaaacatgttctgaatgccttttttaaaaagtccaataccgcatggcgcagtccaccttgatcacagaattcatagttaacccacctcttattttatcaCTACACCCATGCTGGTGATCTATTAACATTCCACATTCTGGGTTTGCCACTCACCTGGTACAGAGTTCTGTGCTTCTTCTGGTGTCTCTTCAACAGCCACCACTGGAAACACATGGAACAAATAGACTGATGAACTGTACTCCCTGTGATATTATGCATCCTGCTGCAAAAGTTAACGGATTGTCTGAGTTGGGTGTCAAGATGAGCCTTACCTGCAGCTGATGTCATGTATGCAAAGGCGAGACAGAGCAAAGCAGAAACTGCGAGAGCCTTCATCATGAGGAGTTTGATGATTGTCTCTAGAAACAAAGACGGGGATTAATTAAAAGTATGAAAAGTTTCagtaatctttctttttttggagaACACCTTAGCTGAGATTTGAGCTTAACTTAAAGTCTAGAAAACAAAGCATACCTTTAGATGATGTTTCAGTGAAGTATGAAGACAGTTGGTTAAGTGATAAGCAGACCTGAGTAGTGGTTCTTTTATACTCTCCTACCTCATATGCCAAGAAGAGACACTTCCTGTTGCATGGCAGTAAATGTCATAAAACAATAATGATAAGCTCAAAACCCTCTATCAGTAGAA of Alosa sapidissima isolate fAloSap1 chromosome 1, fAloSap1.pri, whole genome shotgun sequence contains these proteins:
- the LOC121712417 gene encoding ladderlectin-like yields the protein MMKALAVSALLCLAFAYMTSAAVVAVEETPEEAQNSVPDSEMAEVPENDDAADAAARMYCPPGWFNFGSRCYQYVNSHMTWINAEKHCVNQQAALASVRNPDEYQFLQNLAQIAGKSTAWLGGFYFQGSWMWIDRTGFNYENWLSPASTAHYQCIFMRSTGGWSNTNCGSSLPFFCSRNQNPCN